From Cellulomonas fimi ATCC 484, a single genomic window includes:
- a CDS encoding patatin-like phospholipase family protein, which translates to MRSLVLAGGGMRVAWQAGVVRALEEDGLVFDHVDGTSGGILTAAMLCSGVDGASMCRRWRDVDVRDFGSALPLRDYLTGPWNLPAVGDADGLVERVFPALGIDVDAIRRSPLAGSFTVVDFATKRDVAVDARDVDAPLLAAGMSLPLFLTPLHRDGHVWTDAVWVRDANLTEALRRGADEVWLVWCIGDTDRWGDGPLEQYVHMIEMSAAGALAADLALARAQGREFVLHVVVPAHPLPLDPEFYLGRVSADSLVQMGYRDARRYLATRSPVGVPHDPACTRMTEPPPSARYVEHLTGRAGVHDVVLDLTVVLPLDGPVEAAQVAGALAYGPWGERALLAHGRAEADDDALTYRGLVRVGGRDLHVQAVRSLVDDPGPDAWGDLSHVALTVREETGDVVLAADLELGADGLRRLVTSVEPVGVSGVLRRVDAVRRLLLRGAGARRDRSATVEP; encoded by the coding sequence ATGAGGTCGCTCGTGCTGGCCGGCGGGGGCATGCGCGTCGCGTGGCAGGCGGGTGTCGTCCGCGCCCTGGAGGAGGACGGGCTCGTCTTCGACCACGTCGACGGGACGTCCGGCGGCATCCTGACGGCCGCGATGCTGTGCTCGGGCGTCGACGGCGCGTCGATGTGCCGCCGCTGGCGCGACGTCGACGTGCGCGACTTCGGCTCGGCGCTCCCGCTGCGCGACTACCTCACCGGTCCGTGGAACCTGCCGGCGGTCGGCGACGCGGACGGGCTCGTCGAGCGGGTCTTCCCGGCGCTCGGCATCGACGTCGACGCGATCCGCCGCTCGCCGCTCGCCGGCTCCTTCACCGTCGTCGACTTCGCGACCAAGCGCGACGTGGCCGTCGACGCGCGCGACGTCGACGCGCCGCTGCTCGCGGCCGGCATGTCGCTGCCGCTGTTCCTCACGCCGCTGCACCGCGACGGGCACGTGTGGACCGACGCGGTCTGGGTGCGCGACGCCAACCTCACGGAGGCGCTGCGCCGCGGCGCCGACGAGGTCTGGCTCGTGTGGTGCATCGGCGACACGGACCGCTGGGGCGACGGGCCGCTCGAGCAGTACGTGCACATGATCGAGATGAGCGCCGCGGGCGCACTGGCCGCCGACCTCGCGCTGGCCCGCGCGCAGGGCCGCGAGTTCGTGCTGCACGTCGTCGTCCCCGCGCACCCGCTGCCGCTCGACCCGGAGTTCTACCTCGGCCGCGTGTCCGCCGACTCGCTCGTGCAGATGGGCTACCGCGACGCACGCCGCTACCTGGCGACCCGCTCCCCCGTGGGCGTCCCGCACGACCCGGCGTGCACCCGCATGACCGAGCCGCCCCCGTCCGCGCGCTACGTCGAGCACCTCACGGGCCGCGCGGGGGTGCACGACGTCGTCCTGGACCTCACCGTGGTCCTCCCGCTGGACGGGCCGGTGGAGGCGGCGCAGGTCGCGGGCGCGCTGGCGTACGGCCCGTGGGGCGAGCGCGCGCTGCTCGCGCACGGCCGCGCCGAGGCCGACGACGACGCGCTCACCTACCGGGGGCTCGTGCGCGTCGGGGGCCGCGACCTGCACGTGCAGGCCGTCCGCTCGCTCGTCGACGACCCCGGCCCGGACGCGTGGGGCGACCTGTCGCACGTCGCGCTCACCGTGCGGGAGGAGACCGGCGACGTCGTGCTCGCGGCGGACCTCGAGCTCGGCGCCGACGGGCTGCGCCGCCTCGTGACGTCGGTGGAGCCCGTGGGCGTCAGCGGCGTGCTGCGGCGCGTCGACGCGGTCCGGCGGCTGCTGCTGCGTGGCGCGGGCGCGCGCCGCGACCGCTCCGCGACCGTGGAGCCCTGA
- a CDS encoding anthrone oxygenase family protein, translating to MLTFLAALWFLFGASMYMGTMWVLKWFLFPTWRGLARDNVATHFGIPTRRATVFFTGVVPLMFVAAIALVVAERGTGYVWFGVACLVGIFVLTFVGQGLIIPINKRIRGGDFADDAELRHLLGRWMLLNDVRFYGSTLTWGAIVGYVVARPDLLGALS from the coding sequence ATGCTCACCTTCCTCGCCGCGCTGTGGTTCCTGTTCGGCGCCTCGATGTACATGGGCACGATGTGGGTGCTCAAGTGGTTCCTGTTCCCCACGTGGCGCGGCCTCGCGCGCGACAACGTCGCGACGCACTTCGGCATCCCGACGCGGCGGGCCACGGTGTTCTTCACGGGCGTCGTACCGCTCATGTTCGTCGCGGCGATCGCGCTCGTCGTGGCCGAGCGGGGCACCGGCTACGTCTGGTTCGGCGTGGCCTGCCTCGTGGGGATCTTCGTGCTCACGTTCGTCGGCCAGGGCCTCATCATCCCGATCAACAAGCGCATCCGCGGCGGCGACTTCGCCGATGACGCCGAGCTCCGCCACCTGCTGGGCCGCTGGATGCTGCTCAACGACGTCCGGTTCTACGGCTCGACGCTCACGTGGGGCGCGATCGTCGGGTACGTCGTCGCGCGGCCCGACCTGCTCGGGGCGCTGTCGTGA
- a CDS encoding acetoacetate decarboxylase family protein, whose amino-acid sequence MSLLTSAARTVLSRVPSPVPRRQRRLTGEAARVDTIPYAMPVSSEDSPVLMAAFPISLAAARAVLPGRELHPVSLGFGRGVLLATVVNYRSTDIGQYIEYSLAIAVTHGPRPAPPLLPMLLMRTLHLGQYVVDLPVSTEVSVKGGKGIWGMPKHQASLDFVVTDETVSAQYDTLDGRFGALVEIERPAPTGLPLKLAAANYCAFRGQLMRSTIYFEATGDVAVGPGARARIVLGDAPGVQPLHALGIGDRPLFTAWLPTAHGVLDDHYEAWFLTGRTLADVDADHASGRFGDPLGSVVGLGRGETWPPPPDRTRPQVQPVPRARAQVP is encoded by the coding sequence ATGAGCCTGCTGACCTCGGCCGCGCGGACGGTGCTGTCCCGCGTGCCCTCGCCCGTCCCGCGCCGCCAGCGCCGACTCACCGGCGAGGCCGCGCGCGTCGACACGATCCCGTACGCCATGCCCGTGTCCTCCGAGGACTCGCCGGTCCTCATGGCGGCCTTCCCGATCTCGCTCGCCGCGGCGCGCGCCGTCCTGCCGGGCCGCGAGCTGCACCCCGTCAGCCTCGGGTTCGGCCGCGGCGTGCTGCTCGCGACGGTGGTGAACTACCGGTCGACCGACATCGGGCAGTACATCGAGTACTCGCTCGCGATCGCCGTCACCCACGGCCCGCGGCCCGCACCCCCGCTGCTGCCGATGCTGCTCATGCGCACGCTGCACCTCGGCCAGTACGTCGTCGACCTGCCCGTCTCGACCGAGGTGTCCGTCAAGGGCGGCAAGGGCATCTGGGGCATGCCCAAGCACCAGGCGTCGCTCGACTTCGTGGTGACCGACGAGACCGTCTCCGCGCAGTACGACACGCTCGACGGGCGGTTCGGCGCCCTCGTCGAGATCGAGCGGCCCGCACCCACGGGCCTGCCGCTCAAGCTCGCCGCGGCCAACTACTGCGCGTTCCGCGGCCAGCTCATGAGGTCGACGATCTACTTCGAGGCCACGGGCGACGTCGCCGTCGGGCCGGGCGCCCGGGCGCGCATCGTCCTCGGCGACGCGCCCGGCGTGCAGCCGCTGCACGCGCTCGGCATCGGCGACCGCCCGCTGTTCACCGCCTGGCTGCCGACCGCCCACGGCGTGCTCGACGACCACTACGAGGCGTGGTTCCTCACGGGCCGCACGCTCGCCGACGTCGACGCCGACCACGCGTCGGGCCGCTTCGGCGACCCGCTGGGATCCGTCGTCGGGCTCGGGCGCGGCGAGACCTGGCCGCCTCCCCCGGACCGCACCCGCCCGCAGGTGCAGCCCGTCCCGCGTGCGCGGGCGCAGGTGCCGTGA
- a CDS encoding alpha/beta hydrolase codes for MSVEETGRTTVTRADHRTDVVPLTARDGTRLTLVHVRGPREPWRGPVLLVHGSGVRAELFRPPLPRTLVDVLLEDGWDVWMLNWRASIDLAPSPWTLDDAAVFDHPAAVEHVLAATGAPTLKAVVHCQGSTSFTMAAVAGLLPAVDTVVSNAVSLHPVIPFWSRQKIRYLAPPIARFTPHLDPSWGYRSDGAFSKVVRRAVALTHPECDNLVCRMVSFTYGSGFPALWSHRNLDAATHDWVSGEFAEVPLTFFAQMGRSVAAGHLVAAREHPELPADLVAGPPRTDARFAFLAGADNRCFLPESQVRTHAFFAAHRPGAGDTLHVLPGYGHLDVFFGRRAWRDTYPIILEELHR; via the coding sequence ATGAGCGTCGAGGAGACGGGCCGGACCACCGTGACCCGCGCCGACCACCGCACCGACGTCGTCCCGCTCACCGCGCGCGACGGGACCCGCCTCACGCTCGTGCACGTGCGCGGGCCGCGCGAGCCCTGGCGCGGGCCGGTGCTGCTCGTGCACGGGTCGGGCGTGCGGGCCGAGCTGTTCCGCCCGCCGCTGCCCCGCACGCTCGTCGACGTTCTGCTCGAGGACGGCTGGGACGTCTGGATGCTCAACTGGCGGGCGTCGATCGACCTGGCCCCCTCGCCGTGGACGCTCGACGACGCCGCCGTCTTCGACCACCCCGCGGCGGTCGAGCACGTGCTGGCGGCGACGGGCGCGCCGACCCTCAAGGCGGTCGTGCACTGCCAGGGCTCGACGTCGTTCACGATGGCCGCGGTCGCCGGGCTGCTGCCCGCCGTCGACACGGTCGTGAGCAACGCCGTCTCGCTGCACCCCGTCATCCCGTTCTGGTCCCGGCAGAAGATCCGGTACCTCGCGCCGCCCATCGCGCGGTTCACGCCGCACCTGGACCCGTCGTGGGGGTACCGCAGCGACGGCGCGTTCTCGAAGGTCGTGCGCCGCGCGGTCGCCCTCACGCACCCCGAGTGCGACAACCTCGTGTGCCGGATGGTGTCGTTCACGTACGGCTCCGGGTTCCCCGCCCTGTGGTCGCACCGCAACCTCGACGCGGCGACGCACGACTGGGTGAGCGGCGAGTTCGCCGAGGTACCCCTGACGTTCTTCGCGCAGATGGGGCGGTCCGTGGCCGCGGGCCACCTCGTCGCCGCCCGGGAGCACCCCGAGCTCCCCGCCGACCTGGTCGCGGGACCGCCGCGCACCGACGCGCGGTTCGCGTTCCTCGCGGGCGCCGACAACCGCTGCTTCCTGCCCGAGTCGCAGGTCCGGACGCACGCGTTCTTCGCGGCGCACCGGCCGGGCGCGGGCGACACCCTGCACGTCCTGCCGGGCTACGGGCACCTCGACGTGTTCTTCGGCCGGCGGGCGTGGCGGGACACCTACCCGATCATCCTGGAGGAGCTGCACCGATGA
- a CDS encoding GMC oxidoreductase, with protein MGIRNGDLEVVDALVVGSGFGAAVAAQRLAEAGKQVVVMERGRRYGPGDFARTPAQMGRAFWDPSEKLYGLFDAWSFRGLEGLVSSGLGGGSLIYANVLLRKDEHWFVHDSPLPGGGYEHWPVSRADLDPHYDVVERALGATPYPYDDTPKTRAVEQAAVALGMPTVRPPLAVTFARPGEDPAPGMDLPEAAFGTVHPGTRRRTCSLCGECDIGCNTGAKNTLDHTYLAAAAHHGADLRTLHEVRAVRPLDGGGYLVRYVVHPEGARGDVDTRTRSLPEREIVARRVVLGAGTFGTTFLLLRSRASLPDLGPALGTRFSGNGDLLTLLLDCTRDGQHLPVDGGTGPVITTAIRRPDALDGDGASGRGYYVEDAGFPGFLGWLVETAQLRSTARRAAAFAWQVARNRVLARGRSNVSADLSALLGDGRLSAGSLPLLGMGRDVPDGRMSLHGGRLAVDWTTATSRAYFDDMRATMQRVGEELGARFQDNPLWWMKRVVTVHPLGGAPMGRHAGEGVCDAFGEVHGHPGLHVVDGAALPGPVGANPSLTIAALADRAATRMLEQDWARPTTTRFAAPVRARAAAVPGATSVAFTERMTGPFTLGVTDPARGALVARSLRDHLTFVLTITAADIDAFVADPLHRAQATGFVESNVLGGRLDVEQGWFQLFVHPTGTPGRRMLYRLWLRDTAGSPLTLLGSKQVEDDRGLDVWADTTTLHVRVVRGHLPPPTATTHAQALTVLDDLGATDDDVPDGTIGAGVLVIRPLDLARQLTTFRTHGDDGAAALARFGRLFLGELWDVYVAERRAARVPAGARP; from the coding sequence ATGGGCATCCGGAACGGCGACCTCGAGGTCGTGGACGCGCTGGTCGTGGGTTCGGGCTTCGGCGCCGCCGTCGCGGCGCAGCGGCTCGCGGAGGCGGGCAAGCAGGTCGTCGTCATGGAGCGCGGCCGCCGGTACGGCCCGGGAGACTTCGCCCGCACGCCGGCGCAGATGGGCCGCGCCTTCTGGGACCCGAGCGAGAAGCTCTACGGGCTCTTCGACGCGTGGTCGTTCCGCGGGCTCGAGGGCCTCGTGTCGAGCGGGCTCGGCGGCGGCTCCCTCATCTACGCCAACGTCCTGCTGCGCAAGGACGAGCACTGGTTCGTGCACGACTCCCCCCTGCCCGGCGGCGGCTACGAGCACTGGCCCGTGAGCCGCGCCGACCTCGACCCGCACTACGACGTCGTCGAGCGCGCGCTCGGCGCCACGCCCTACCCGTACGACGACACCCCGAAGACGCGCGCCGTCGAGCAGGCCGCGGTCGCGCTCGGGATGCCGACCGTGCGCCCGCCGCTCGCGGTGACGTTCGCGCGCCCGGGCGAGGACCCCGCGCCGGGCATGGACCTCCCCGAGGCCGCCTTCGGCACGGTGCACCCCGGGACGCGGCGACGCACCTGCTCGCTGTGCGGGGAGTGCGACATCGGCTGCAACACGGGTGCCAAGAACACGCTCGACCACACCTACCTCGCGGCCGCGGCGCACCACGGCGCGGACCTGCGCACGCTGCACGAGGTCCGCGCGGTGCGACCGCTCGACGGCGGCGGCTACCTCGTCCGGTACGTCGTGCACCCCGAGGGCGCCCGTGGCGACGTGGACACCCGCACGCGCTCCCTGCCCGAGCGCGAGATCGTCGCGCGCCGCGTCGTGCTCGGCGCGGGCACGTTCGGCACGACGTTCCTGCTGCTGCGCAGCCGCGCGTCGCTGCCCGACCTCGGCCCCGCGCTCGGCACGCGGTTCTCCGGCAACGGCGACCTGCTCACGCTCCTGCTCGACTGCACGCGCGACGGGCAGCACCTGCCGGTCGACGGCGGCACCGGCCCGGTCATCACGACCGCGATCCGGCGCCCCGACGCGCTCGACGGCGACGGCGCGAGCGGCCGCGGCTACTACGTCGAGGACGCCGGCTTCCCCGGCTTCCTCGGCTGGCTCGTCGAGACCGCGCAGCTGCGGTCCACCGCCCGGCGGGCGGCCGCGTTCGCCTGGCAGGTCGCACGCAACCGGGTCCTCGCCCGCGGGCGCTCGAACGTCTCGGCGGACCTGTCCGCGCTCCTCGGCGACGGGCGCCTGTCCGCGGGGTCGCTGCCCCTGCTCGGCATGGGCCGCGACGTCCCCGACGGCCGCATGTCGCTGCACGGCGGCCGGCTCGCGGTCGACTGGACCACCGCGACGTCGCGCGCCTACTTCGACGACATGCGCGCGACGATGCAGCGCGTCGGCGAGGAGCTGGGCGCCCGCTTCCAGGACAACCCGCTGTGGTGGATGAAGCGCGTCGTGACGGTGCACCCGCTGGGCGGCGCGCCGATGGGCCGGCACGCCGGCGAGGGCGTGTGCGACGCGTTCGGCGAGGTCCACGGCCACCCGGGACTGCACGTCGTCGACGGTGCCGCGCTGCCCGGGCCCGTCGGCGCGAACCCCTCGCTCACGATCGCCGCGCTCGCCGACCGGGCCGCGACCCGCATGCTCGAGCAGGACTGGGCACGGCCGACGACGACGCGGTTCGCGGCGCCGGTGCGCGCCCGCGCGGCCGCCGTCCCGGGTGCCACGTCGGTCGCGTTCACCGAGCGCATGACCGGCCCGTTCACCCTCGGCGTCACCGACCCCGCCCGAGGCGCGCTCGTGGCACGCAGCCTGCGCGACCACCTGACGTTCGTCCTGACGATCACCGCCGCGGACATCGACGCGTTCGTCGCGGACCCGCTGCACCGCGCACAGGCGACGGGCTTCGTCGAGAGCAACGTGCTCGGGGGCCGCCTCGACGTCGAGCAGGGCTGGTTCCAGCTGTTCGTCCACCCGACGGGCACGCCCGGCCGCCGGATGCTCTACCGGCTGTGGCTGCGCGACACCGCGGGCTCCCCGCTCACGCTGCTCGGCAGCAAGCAGGTGGAGGACGACCGCGGGCTCGACGTGTGGGCCGACACCACGACGCTGCACGTCCGCGTCGTGCGCGGCCACCTGCCTCCCCCGACCGCGACGACGCACGCGCAGGCACTCACCGTGCTCGACGACCTGGGCGCGACCGACGACGACGTCCCGGACGGCACGATCGGCGCCGGCGTCCTCGTGATCCGGCCGCTCGACCTCGCCCGGCAGCTCACGACGTTCCGCACGCACGGCGACGACGGCGCGGCGGCGCTCGCACGGTTCGGCCGGCTGTTCCTCGGCGAGCTGTGGGACGTCTACGTCGCCGAGCGGCGGGCCGCGCGCGTGCCCGCGGGGGCCCGGCCGTGA
- the rlmC gene encoding 23S rRNA (uracil(747)-C(5))-methyltransferase RlmC, translating into MQCSSYDAGRCLSCAWMGRPYAHQLAAKQSLCAELLAAHDLTWLDPVASPESGFRNKAKMVVGGTVDDPTLGILDAAGAGVDLQDCGLYPASLAATFPVLAAFVTRARLEPYDVPARRGELKHLLVTQSPDGELMVRFVLRSQEAVARLRKHLPWLRAQLPRLVVASVNLQPEHKAVLEGPREILLTDDETLRMRVNGLDLHLRPQSFFQTNTDVAAALYRQAATWVDDAAPASVWDLYCGVGGFALHVADGTRDVVGVETSGEAVASATLTARDAGLARTTFHADDATAFALRAAPRDVPDLVVVNPPRRGIGADLAGWLDRSGVGRVVYSSCNAQSLARDLAAMPSLRPVRGRVLDMFPQTTHYEVVTLLERA; encoded by the coding sequence GTGCAGTGCTCCTCCTACGACGCAGGGCGATGCCTGTCCTGCGCGTGGATGGGCCGCCCCTACGCGCACCAGCTCGCCGCCAAGCAGTCGCTGTGCGCCGAGCTGCTCGCGGCGCACGACCTCACCTGGCTCGACCCCGTCGCGAGCCCCGAGAGCGGCTTCCGCAACAAGGCGAAGATGGTCGTCGGTGGCACCGTCGACGACCCCACGCTCGGCATCCTCGACGCGGCGGGCGCGGGCGTCGACCTGCAGGACTGCGGCCTGTACCCGGCGTCGCTCGCCGCGACGTTCCCCGTGCTCGCCGCGTTCGTCACGCGCGCCCGCCTCGAGCCCTACGACGTGCCCGCCCGCCGCGGCGAGCTCAAGCACCTGCTCGTCACGCAGTCGCCGGACGGCGAGCTCATGGTGCGGTTCGTGCTGCGCTCGCAGGAGGCCGTCGCGCGCCTGCGCAAGCACCTGCCGTGGCTGCGCGCGCAGCTCCCGCGGCTCGTCGTCGCGTCCGTCAACCTGCAGCCCGAGCACAAGGCCGTGCTCGAGGGTCCGCGCGAGATCCTGCTGACCGACGACGAGACGCTGCGGATGCGCGTCAACGGCCTCGACCTGCACCTGCGCCCCCAGAGCTTCTTCCAGACCAACACCGACGTCGCCGCCGCGCTGTACCGGCAGGCCGCCACGTGGGTCGACGACGCCGCGCCGGCGTCCGTGTGGGACCTGTACTGCGGCGTCGGCGGCTTCGCGCTGCACGTCGCCGACGGGACCCGCGACGTCGTCGGCGTCGAGACGTCCGGCGAGGCCGTCGCGAGCGCGACCCTCACGGCACGCGACGCGGGCCTCGCGCGCACCACGTTCCACGCCGACGACGCGACGGCCTTCGCGCTGCGCGCCGCGCCGCGGGACGTGCCCGACCTCGTCGTCGTCAACCCGCCGCGGCGCGGCATCGGCGCGGACCTCGCCGGCTGGCTCGACCGGTCGGGCGTCGGGCGGGTCGTGTACTCGTCGTGCAACGCGCAGTCGCTCGCGCGCGACCTCGCGGCGATGCCGTCGCTGCGCCCCGTGCGCGGCCGGGTGCTCGACATGTTCCCGCAGACCACGCACTACGAGGTCGTCACGCTGCTCGAGCGCGCCTGA
- a CDS encoding DUF1905 domain-containing protein has translation MSERPTYEFDAPLWRWDARKADSWVFASLPTDVADDVLEVAGGVTRGFGSVRVEVTLGGSVWRTSVFPDDEARTFVLPLKKAVRRAESVDVGDTVRLRLELVDVDLGG, from the coding sequence ATGAGCGAGCGGCCCACGTACGAGTTCGACGCGCCGCTGTGGCGCTGGGACGCCCGCAAGGCCGACTCGTGGGTGTTCGCGAGCCTGCCGACGGACGTCGCGGACGACGTGCTGGAGGTCGCGGGCGGCGTGACGCGCGGGTTCGGCTCGGTCCGGGTCGAGGTCACCCTGGGCGGATCGGTGTGGCGCACGTCGGTGTTCCCCGACGACGAGGCGCGCACGTTCGTGCTGCCCCTGAAGAAGGCGGTGCGCCGCGCGGAGTCGGTGGACGTGGGCGACACCGTCCGGCTGCGCCTCGAGCTCGTCGACGTCGACCTCGGCGGCTGA
- a CDS encoding Hcp family type VI secretion system effector gives MATHAYLRIESVVGGCTDRHHEGWIEVRSFTWSETSGAGAGGHAAVSGRVTASPLVVTADVSVASPRLVAACARNERFDVAELEVVQAGEDTARPFVRWRLEDVVVSGYAVAAEDFLPVDTVTLRFGTLRFEVVPLRPDGSPGAPVTAEVDFTRPG, from the coding sequence ATGGCCACGCACGCGTACCTGCGGATCGAGTCCGTCGTCGGTGGCTGCACCGACCGGCACCACGAGGGCTGGATCGAGGTCCGGTCGTTCACGTGGTCGGAGACCTCGGGGGCCGGCGCAGGAGGCCACGCGGCGGTGTCCGGCCGGGTCACGGCCAGCCCGCTCGTGGTGACCGCGGACGTGAGCGTCGCCTCGCCCCGGCTCGTCGCCGCGTGCGCGCGCAACGAGCGGTTCGACGTCGCGGAGCTCGAGGTCGTGCAGGCGGGCGAGGACACGGCGCGGCCGTTCGTGCGCTGGCGTCTGGAGGACGTCGTGGTGTCCGGCTACGCGGTGGCCGCCGAGGACTTCCTGCCCGTCGACACGGTCACGCTGCGGTTCGGGACGCTGCGGTTCGAGGTCGTGCCGCTGCGGCCCGACGGCTCCCCCGGCGCGCCCGTCACGGCCGAGGTCGACTTCACGCGCCCGGGCTGA
- a CDS encoding esterase-like activity of phytase family protein codes for MRTRRALALALVAVTAALGGTAAALPAAAGDQPSHGPSNRGPALVSRATLSADFLADGPPSGAAATPANGRTGPFAGQVIPGFSGALDNGDGTFWGLPDNGFGSKANSADFLLRLYLVTPDWASGQIQVGRHVQLRDPDGHVDFALTRPDRLLTGADFDVESVQRAADGTLWVGEEFGPFLLHFSADGVLLSPPVAFPDGRSPANPYLAPGETPRVGSSRGFEALAMSSDGRRLYPVVEGAFTDDPQQRRRWVYEFDTRTQTYTGRTWQYETDATANVVGDAQWVGKDRLWLVERDDHEGAAAVTKRVYEVDLRRTDRDGYAPKTLVLDALRIADPDGVSAGGGYGTGETFAFPVQSFETIVPLGRDRVLLANDTNYPGNAARVPGTPDATEMVVVDLRGARLAKPDDTLVVGHRGASGYRPEHTLAAYETAILQCADYIEPDLVSTKDGVLVARHENEIGGTTDVAARPEFADRRTTKSVDGVSLTGWFTEDFTLAELRTLRAKERIPAVRPANTAFDGKYQVPTFDEVLDLARHSRTCSGEPVGVYPETKHPTYFDGLGLSLEEPLLADLAANGFDGRKAPVVIQSFETANLRELSTRTRLPLAQLVNCSGQPWDLAVAGDPRTYADLVTRAGLREVARYADGIGACKDVLIPRDASGALLAPSPVIRDAHRAGLTVHGWTFRAENQFLPTQFRVGTDPVAHGDLTGEIRTFLRAGMDGFFTDFPDVGAAAAR; via the coding sequence ATGCGAACTCGTCGCGCGCTCGCGCTCGCCCTCGTCGCCGTCACCGCCGCACTGGGCGGCACCGCCGCCGCCCTGCCTGCCGCGGCGGGCGACCAGCCCTCCCACGGCCCGTCGAACCGCGGGCCCGCCCTCGTCTCGCGGGCCACGCTCTCCGCCGACTTCCTCGCGGACGGGCCGCCGTCGGGCGCCGCCGCGACACCGGCGAACGGCCGCACCGGACCGTTCGCCGGCCAGGTGATCCCGGGTTTCTCGGGCGCGCTCGACAACGGCGACGGCACGTTCTGGGGCCTGCCCGACAACGGCTTCGGCAGCAAGGCGAACTCCGCCGACTTCCTCCTGCGGCTGTACCTCGTGACGCCCGACTGGGCGTCGGGGCAGATCCAGGTGGGCCGGCACGTGCAGCTGCGCGACCCCGACGGGCACGTCGACTTCGCGCTCACGCGCCCCGACCGGCTGCTCACCGGCGCCGACTTCGACGTCGAGTCGGTGCAGCGTGCCGCCGACGGGACGCTGTGGGTCGGCGAGGAGTTCGGGCCGTTCCTGCTGCACTTCTCCGCCGACGGCGTGCTCCTGTCGCCGCCGGTCGCCTTCCCCGACGGCAGGTCGCCCGCGAACCCGTACCTGGCGCCGGGCGAGACGCCCCGCGTCGGCAGCAGCCGCGGCTTCGAGGCGCTCGCGATGTCGTCCGACGGCCGCCGCCTGTACCCCGTGGTCGAGGGTGCGTTCACGGACGACCCGCAGCAGCGCCGCCGCTGGGTGTACGAGTTCGACACGCGGACGCAGACGTACACGGGCCGCACGTGGCAGTACGAGACCGACGCGACCGCGAACGTCGTCGGCGACGCGCAGTGGGTCGGCAAGGACCGGCTGTGGCTCGTCGAGCGGGACGACCACGAGGGGGCCGCGGCCGTCACCAAGCGCGTCTACGAGGTGGACCTGCGCCGCACGGACCGCGACGGCTACGCGCCCAAGACGCTCGTGCTCGACGCCCTGCGCATCGCCGACCCGGACGGCGTGAGCGCAGGCGGCGGCTACGGCACGGGTGAGACGTTCGCCTTCCCGGTGCAGTCGTTCGAGACGATCGTGCCGCTCGGGCGCGACCGCGTGCTGCTCGCGAACGACACCAACTACCCGGGCAACGCCGCCCGGGTGCCGGGGACGCCGGACGCGACCGAGATGGTCGTGGTCGACCTGCGCGGCGCACGGCTCGCGAAGCCGGACGACACGCTCGTCGTCGGCCACCGCGGCGCCTCCGGGTACCGGCCCGAGCACACCCTCGCCGCGTACGAGACGGCGATCCTGCAGTGCGCGGACTACATCGAGCCCGACCTCGTGAGCACCAAGGACGGCGTGCTCGTCGCGCGGCACGAGAACGAGATCGGCGGCACGACCGACGTCGCGGCCCGCCCGGAGTTCGCGGACCGGCGCACCACGAAGAGCGTCGACGGCGTGAGCCTGACCGGCTGGTTCACGGAGGACTTCACGCTCGCCGAGCTGCGGACGCTGCGCGCCAAGGAGCGCATCCCCGCGGTCCGCCCGGCGAACACCGCGTTCGACGGGAAGTACCAGGTGCCCACGTTCGACGAGGTCCTGGACCTCGCGCGGCACTCGCGCACGTGCTCGGGCGAGCCCGTCGGGGTCTACCCCGAGACCAAGCACCCGACGTACTTCGACGGCCTCGGCCTGTCCCTCGAGGAGCCGCTGCTCGCCGACCTCGCCGCGAACGGCTTCGACGGGCGCAAGGCACCCGTCGTCATCCAGAGCTTCGAGACGGCGAACCTGCGCGAGCTGTCCACCCGCACGAGGCTCCCCCTCGCGCAGCTCGTCAACTGCTCCGGGCAGCCGTGGGACCTCGCGGTCGCCGGCGACCCCCGCACCTACGCCGACCTCGTCACGCGGGCCGGTCTGCGTGAGGTCGCCCGGTACGCCGACGGCATCGGCGCCTGTAAGGACGTGCTCATCCCGCGCGACGCCTCGGGGGCGCTGCTCGCGCCGTCGCCGGTGATCCGCGACGCGCACCGCGCGGGCCTCACGGTGCACGGCTGGACGTTCCGGGCCGAGAACCAGTTCCTGCCCACGCAGTTCCGGGTCGGCACCGACCCGGTCGCGCACGGCGACCTCACGGGTGAGATCCGCACGTTCCTGCGCGCGGGGATGGACGGCTTCTTCACGGACTTCCCGGACGTCGGGGCGGCCGCCGCACGCTGA